The following are encoded in a window of Acropora muricata isolate sample 2 chromosome 6, ASM3666990v1, whole genome shotgun sequence genomic DNA:
- the LOC136920100 gene encoding late histone H2A.2.2 has product MSGRGKAAKGGKNTSKTRSMRAGLQFPVGRIHRFLRKGNYAERVGAGAPVYLAAVLEYLTAEVLELAGNAARDNKKSRIIPRHLQLAVRNDEELNQLLQNVTLAEGGVLPNIQAVLLPKKSGPKSGGSKMGNSSQSQEF; this is encoded by the exons ATGTCTGGACGAGGAAAAGCAGCTAAAGGTGGAAAGAACACAAGCAAAACTAGGTCTATGAGAGCAGGTCTTCAGTTTCCTGTAGGCAGAATTCATCGTTTCCTTCGAAAAG GAAACTACGCGGAGCGTGTAGGTGCTGGAGCTCCTGTTTACCTAGCAGCAGTTTTAGAGTACCTAACAGCAGAGGTTTTAGAACTCGCAGGTAACGCCGCTCGGGACAACAAGAAATCCAGAATTATCCCTCGTCATTTGCAACTTGCTGTGCGAAACGACGAAGAACTTAACCAGCTATTACAAAACGTGACTTTAGCTGAGGGAGGTGTGCTGCCCAATATACAGGCCGTTCTACTGCCCAAGAAAAGTGGGCCGAAATCAGGCGGCTCGAAGATGGGAAACTCCAGCCAAAGCCAAGAATTTTGA